A part of Brassica rapa cultivar Chiifu-401-42 chromosome A05, CAAS_Brap_v3.01, whole genome shotgun sequence genomic DNA contains:
- the LOC103832744 gene encoding inactive GDSL esterase/lipase-like protein 25, whose translation MANPKSHLFALLLLHFSTVSLAQTLFVFGDGLYDAGNKQFVSSNRVDASFPPYGITLGEATGRWSDGRIVPDYLASFMGISQIPPILRATADFSHGANFAIADATVLGAPPESMTLSQQVIKFSENKNKWTAKARSEAIYLFYIASDDCLNYAKNNPNPSDDQKQAFVGRVIAAIEAELKVLYGSGGRKFAFQNLAPLGCLPSVKQANGNVQECARLPSEMAELHNKKLLQLLVELSRQLSGFQYSFYDFFSSIQNRVIKSKTYTFETGMAACCGTGSVNGTSCSTSNVCAKPEDYLFFDGKHLTQEGNLQVGHLIWGSDPEVVGPNNLRELLFLPLDITATLANIQEAMAATMPRQIKIESLYDIKKMESEMENQWLYQVDKATSFLI comes from the exons ATGGCGAATCCCAAATCTCACCTCTTCGCTCTTCTTCTACTCCACTTCTCAACCGTCTCCTTGGCCCAGACGCTCTTCGTCTTCGGCGATGGTCTTTACGACGCCGGCAACAAACAGTTCGTCTCCTCGAATCGCGTCGACGCTAGCTTTCCTCCGTATGGAATCACTCTAGGAGAGGCTACGGGACGGTGGTCCGATGGTCGCATCGTTCCCGACTATCTCG CTAGTTTCATGGGTATTTCTCAAATCCCTCCGATTCTCCGTGCCACGGCGGATTTCTCTCACGGAGCTAACTTCGCCATCGCCGACGCCACCGTTCTCGGGGCCCCTCCGGAGTCG ATGACACTGTCACAACAAGTGATCAAGTTCTCTGAAAACAAGAACAAATGGACAGCCAAAGCACGTTCCGAAGCTATCTACTTGTTCTACATTGCCTCTGATGATTGCTTGAACTATGCCAAGAACAATCCGAATCCCTCTGATGATCAGAAACAAGCTTTTGTGGGTCGAGTCATCGCTGCTATAGAAGCAGAACTGAAG GTGCTTTACGGGTCTGGAGGTAGGAAGTTCGCGTTCCAGAACTTGGCACCGTTGGGTTGCTTACCGTCAGTGAAACAAGCAAATGGAAATGTTCAGGAGTGCGCGAGGTTACCTTCTGAAATGGCTGAGTTGCATAACAAGAAGCTGTTGCAGCTCTTGGTTGAACTCTCACGACAACTCAGTGGTTTCCAGTACTCGTTTTACGACTTCTTCAGCTCCATCCAAAACAGAGTTATCAAGTCTAAGACTTACA CGTTTGAGACAGGAATGGCTGCTTGTTGTGGAACTGGCTCTGTCAATGGAACCAGTTGCTCCACTAGCAATGTATGCGCTAAGCCTGAAGATTATCTCTTCTTCGACGGTAAGCATTTGACACAAGAAGGGAACCTTCAGGTTGGTCATTTGATATGGGGATCAGATCCGGAAGTGGTTGGACCAAACAATCTCAGAGAGCTTCTATTCCTTCCTCTGGACATTACAGCCACCTTAGCTAATATACAGGAAGCTATGGCCGCTACAATGCCGAGGCAGATCAAAATAGAAAGTCTTTATGATATCAAGAAGATGGAATCGGAGATGGAGAATCAATGGCTTTATCAGGTTGATAAAGCTACCTCCTTTCTTATCTAA
- the LOC103832743 gene encoding inactive GDSL esterase/lipase-like protein 23 has protein sequence MNWTYTSNLFSLLSSSLTFYTMAGNGSLATVLGLILVLTLFHNPITVAGQSIPAVALFTFGDSNFDAGNKQSLTKANVPQGFWPYGKSRDDPNGKFSDGFIAPDFVAKFMGIPIEIPAAMKPNVNVSRGASFAVADATLLGAPVESLNLNQQVRKFNQMKASNWNDDFVKKSLFMIYIGANDYLNFTKNNPIADASAQQAFVTSVTNKLKNDISLLYASGASKFVIQTLAPLGCLPIVRQDYNTGMDQCHETLNNLAKQHNDKIGPMLNEMARTAPGFQFTVFDFYNVILRRTQRSLNYRFLVTNSSCCGVGTHNAYGCGFPNVHSKLCEYQRSYLFFDGRHNTEKAQESFGHLLFGADPNVIQPMNVRELVTYPVDEPMREFWLPTTSSVRDSTSSSSHGYEFY, from the exons ATGAATTGGACTTACACAAGCAATCTTTTCTCTCTACTGTCGTCCTCTCTCACTTTCTATACGATGGCGGGAAACGGTAGTTTAGCGACTGTTCTAGGGCTAATTTTGGTGCTCACACTGTTCCATAACCCGATCACTGTTGCCGGACAAAGTATTCCGGCGGTGGCTTTATTTACGTTCGGTGACTCAAACTTCGACGCCGGAAATAAACAGAGTCTCACCAAAGCAAACGTTCCACAAGGTTTCTGGCCGTACGGAAAATCCAGAGACGACCCTAACGGCAAATTCTCAGACGGATTCATCGCTCCGGACTTCGTCG CAAAATTCATGGGCATTCCGATCGAAATCCCCGCGGCGATGAAACCGAACGTCAATGTTTCACGTGGAGCTAGTTTCGCTGTCGCTGATGCTACTCTTCTCGGAGCTCCTGTGGAATCT ttgaaTCTTAATCAACAAGTGAGGAAATTCAATCAAATGAAAGCGTCAAACTGGAACGATGACTTCGTCAAGAAGTCGCTGTTTATGATATACATTGGTGCTAACGATTACTTGAACTTCACCAAGAACAACCCTATCGCCGATGCATCTGCCCAACAAGCTTTTGTCACTTCCGTGACCAACAAGTTAAAGAACGATATTAGCTTATTGTATGCATCAGGAGCTAGTAAGTTCGTTATCCAAACCCTAGCACCATTGGGTTGCTTACCGATCGTCAGACAAGATTACAACACCGGGATGGACCAATGCCATGAAACTCTTAATAATTTGGCTAAACAACACAACGACAAAATCGGACCCATGTTGAACGAAATGGCTAGAACTGCTCCTGGTTTCCAGTTCACAGTCTTTGACTTCTACAATGTTATTCTTCGTAGGACGCAGAGGAGCTTAAACTACA GGTTTTTGGTAACGAACTCATCGTGCTGCGGAGTTGGGACACACAATGCTTACGGTTGCGGTTTCCCCAACGTGCACTCGAAACTATGCGAGTACCAACGATCTTATTTATTCTTCGATGGGCGTCACAATACAGAGAAGGCACAAGAAAGTTTTGGTCATCTTCTTTTTGGAGCCGATCCAAATGTTATCCAACCGATGAACGTCCGTGAGCTCGTTACTTACCCAGTCGATGAACCAATGCGTGAGTTTTGGTTACCTACAACTTCGTCCGTGAGGGACTCTACCTCGTCATCAAGCCACGGTTACGAGTTCTACTGA